A stretch of DNA from Cupriavidus taiwanensis:
GCGGACCGTGGCCAGGTGGTGTTTCTGGGTTTTATCGGCTACTACCTGTCCAGCTTCCTGGACTTCATCGGCCTGCAGTACATCACCGCCGGGCTGGAGCGGCTGATCCTGTTCCTGACGCCGTCGTTCGTGCTGCTGGCCACCGCGCTGGTATTCCGCCGGCCCATCGGCACGCGCCAGTGGCTGTCGCTGCTGCTGGCCTATGCCGGCATCGTGCTGGTGTTCGCGCATGACCTCGATGTCAGCGGCAGCCAGGTGTGGCTGGGGGGTGCATTGGTGCTGGGCAGCGCCATCACCTACGGCATCTACCTGATCCTGAGCGGCGAGCTGGTCCAGCGCATCGGTTCGCTGCGCCTGGTGGCGTATGCCATGTGCGTGTCGACCGCCTGCTGCGTGATCCAGTACCTGGTGCTTGGCCGGCCGCTGGCGGAGCTGGCGCAGCCGGCGCCGGTACTGTGGCTGTCGCTGGTCAATGCGGTGTTCTGTACCGTGCTGCCGGTGTCGCTGACCATGGTTGCGGTGGCGCGCATCGGCGCGCCGATGGCGTCGCAGGCCGGCATGATCGGGCCGGTGTCGACGCTGTTCCTCGCCTTCTGGCTGCTCGGCGAGCCTGTCAGCGGCGTGCAGCTGGCCGGTAGCGCGCTGGTGATGGGCGGCATGTATTTGCTGTCGGCAAGGAAAACCTGAATCGGGCCGGCCCGGAGACGGGCCGGTCACAGACAACAGACAAGGGAGAAACACATGGATCTGGGACTGCGCGGCAAGCATGCGCTGGTATGCGGCGCCAGCAAGGGCCTGGGCTTCGCCTGCGCCGATGCGCTGGCGGCCGAGGGCGTCGACGTGGTGATCGTGGCGCGCGGCGCCGAGGCGCTGGAAAAGGCCGCGGCCGACCTGCGCGCGCGCCATGGCCGCCGCGTGATCGCGGTGGCGACCGACATCACCACGCCCGAGGGCCGCAAGGCGGCGCTCGCCGCCGCCGCCAAGCTCGGCGAGCTCGACATCCTGGTCAACAACGCCGGCGGCCCCCCGCCGGGCAATTTCCGCGACTGGGAGCGCAGCGACTGGCTGGCCGCGCTCGACGCCAACATGCTGACCCCGATCGAGCTGATCAAGGCCACCGTCGACGGCATGATCGCGCGCAAGTGGGGCCGCATCATCAATATCACCAGCGGCGCGGTCAAGGCGCCGATCGATGTGCTGGGCCTGTCCAATGGCGCGCGCTCCGGCCTGACCGGCTTCGTTGCCGGCGTCGCGCGCGAAGTGGCGCAGCACGGCGTCACCATCAACAACCTGCTGCCGGGCCCGTTCAATACCGACCGCCTGTTCAAGACCATGGAGGGCGGCGCGAAGAAGGCCGGCCTGAGCATCGAGGAAGTGGCGCAGCGCCGCGCCGCGGCCAACCCGTCGCGCCGCTTCGGCGAGCCCGCCGAGTTCGGTGCCACCTGCGCCTTCCTGTGCAGCCGCCATGCCGGCTACATCACCGGACAGAACATCCTGCTCGACGGCGGCGCCTTTCCCGGCACGTTCTGATCCGCAGTGTCCTGACCTTACCCGTACCCCGCAAAAGGAAGAAAGGAAGCCCTGATGACCCGGCCCTCTATGCCGCGTATAGCGCTGATCGCCCATGACCACAAGAAGGACGACATCGTCGCCTTCGCCGCACGCCATCGCGACTTCCTGTCGCAGTGCGAACTGCTTGCCACCGGCAC
This window harbors:
- a CDS encoding DMT family transporter; this translates as MPSPQRSGLVIAAVGAVLFSAKAIVAKLMYRYHVDAVMVLTLRMLFAVPLFMAIGWWQSRRLAPLSWADRGQVVFLGFIGYYLSSFLDFIGLQYITAGLERLILFLTPSFVLLATALVFRRPIGTRQWLSLLLAYAGIVLVFAHDLDVSGSQVWLGGALVLGSAITYGIYLILSGELVQRIGSLRLVAYAMCVSTACCVIQYLVLGRPLAELAQPAPVLWLSLVNAVFCTVLPVSLTMVAVARIGAPMASQAGMIGPVSTLFLAFWLLGEPVSGVQLAGSALVMGGMYLLSARKT
- a CDS encoding SDR family oxidoreductase, whose protein sequence is MDLGLRGKHALVCGASKGLGFACADALAAEGVDVVIVARGAEALEKAAADLRARHGRRVIAVATDITTPEGRKAALAAAAKLGELDILVNNAGGPPPGNFRDWERSDWLAALDANMLTPIELIKATVDGMIARKWGRIINITSGAVKAPIDVLGLSNGARSGLTGFVAGVAREVAQHGVTINNLLPGPFNTDRLFKTMEGGAKKAGLSIEEVAQRRAAANPSRRFGEPAEFGATCAFLCSRHAGYITGQNILLDGGAFPGTF